Proteins from one Chloroflexota bacterium genomic window:
- the serS gene encoding serine--tRNA ligase — MLSIELIRKDPAAVRRALARRHDDSSIEPILQIDERRRALLTEAEGLRARRNEVSKQIGKMNPKPPDLIAEMRQVGDTIKELETQVTALEQEQRDALLRLPNIPRDGVPDGPDASANKEVRQWGARRDFAFKPQPHWEIAAKLGIIDFARGQKISGSRFYILQGRGAKLQRSLIQWMLDRHVSRGYTEVYPPYMVREQVVYGSGQLPKFRDNLYRDAEEDYWMVPTAEVPITGMYADEILPPGTAPIRHAAYTACFRREKMSAGKDIRGIKRGHQFDKVEMYKLVPPETSGEELKALVADATSLAEELELPYRLLQLCTGDLGFAAAESYDIELWAPGCNEWLEVSSCSNCGDFQARRANVRFRREANAKPEFVHTLNGSGLALPRVMIAILETYQEGDGSVTVPKALRPYTGFDTIPVSPR; from the coding sequence ATGCTCTCCATCGAACTCATCCGCAAAGACCCCGCCGCAGTCCGTCGCGCTTTGGCCCGGCGGCATGACGATTCGTCCATCGAGCCCATCCTGCAGATAGACGAGCGCCGCCGCGCCCTGCTCACGGAGGCGGAGGGCCTGCGCGCCCGCCGCAACGAAGTGAGCAAGCAGATCGGCAAGATGAACCCCAAGCCGCCCGACCTCATCGCGGAGATGCGGCAGGTGGGCGATACGATCAAGGAGCTGGAAACGCAGGTGACGGCGCTGGAGCAGGAGCAGCGAGACGCCCTCCTGCGCCTGCCCAACATCCCGCGCGACGGCGTGCCCGACGGCCCGGATGCCTCCGCCAATAAAGAGGTGCGCCAGTGGGGCGCGCGGCGCGACTTCGCCTTCAAGCCCCAGCCGCACTGGGAAATCGCCGCCAAGCTGGGCATCATAGACTTCGCGCGCGGCCAGAAGATCTCCGGCTCGCGCTTCTATATCCTGCAGGGCCGCGGCGCCAAGCTCCAGCGCTCCCTGATCCAGTGGATGCTGGACCGCCACGTCTCCCGGGGCTACACGGAGGTCTACCCTCCCTATATGGTGCGCGAGCAGGTGGTCTACGGCTCCGGCCAGCTCCCTAAGTTCCGGGACAACCTCTACCGCGATGCCGAAGAGGACTACTGGATGGTGCCCACGGCCGAGGTGCCCATCACCGGCATGTACGCCGATGAGATCCTCCCGCCGGGGACGGCGCCCATCCGCCACGCCGCCTACACGGCCTGCTTCCGCAGGGAGAAGATGTCCGCCGGGAAGGATATCCGAGGTATCAAGCGCGGCCACCAGTTCGACAAGGTGGAGATGTACAAGCTGGTTCCGCCGGAGACGTCCGGCGAGGAGCTGAAGGCGCTGGTGGCAGACGCGACCTCGCTCGCCGAGGAGCTGGAGCTGCCGTACCGCCTGCTGCAGCTCTGCACCGGCGACTTGGGCTTCGCGGCGGCGGAGTCGTACGACATCGAGCTGTGGGCGCCGGGCTGCAACGAATGGCTAGAGGTCAGCTCCTGCAGCAACTGCGGCGATTTCCAAGCACGCCGGGCGAATGTCCGCTTCCGCCGGGAGGCCAACGCCAAGCCGGAGTTCGTCCACACCCTCAACGGGTCCGGGCTGGCGCTCCCCCGCGTGATGATCGC